The following coding sequences lie in one Syntrophales bacterium genomic window:
- a CDS encoding response regulator, which produces MIDKPILIVDDEKNIRLTLSQVLETLGAEIDTAANGEEALTKLKGREFGLVLLDIRMPGMDGMEILRRVREIRPDIRVIMITAYGTIESAVEAMKLGAADFLQKPFDPEEIRELVSRVADRDKGVELKRSDYASSIECAKNAIRDRHFDAAIEHVHRGISIDPGRPEVFNLLGAMMEIKGDRTEAQKNYRAALSLDPSYQPAIDNLHRSTTAKWKQEGGIILEDIKGDQKDEKSGSGKN; this is translated from the coding sequence ATGATTGATAAACCCATATTGATCGTCGACGATGAAAAAAATATTCGCCTGACTCTTTCACAAGTTCTGGAGACTCTGGGTGCGGAAATCGATACAGCCGCAAACGGGGAAGAAGCCCTGACGAAGCTCAAAGGGAGAGAGTTTGGCTTGGTCCTCTTGGATATCCGAATGCCAGGGATGGATGGAATGGAAATTCTTCGTCGAGTCCGCGAGATACGGCCTGATATCCGGGTCATCATGATAACGGCCTACGGAACGATTGAATCGGCGGTTGAGGCAATGAAGCTGGGCGCGGCAGACTTCCTCCAGAAACCCTTCGATCCTGAGGAGATTCGGGAATTGGTGTCGCGCGTGGCCGACAGAGACAAGGGCGTTGAACTCAAGCGTTCAGATTACGCCTCTTCCATTGAATGTGCGAAGAACGCCATCAGGGATCGTCATTTTGATGCAGCCATCGAGCATGTGCACAGGGGAATCTCCATCGATCCCGGTCGGCCCGAGGTATTCAATCTCCTCGGCGCGATGATGGAGATTAAGGGGGATCGCACCGAAGCACAGAAAAACTATAGAGCCGCGCTTTCTCTTGATCCCTCATACCAGCCTGCCATCGACAACCTTCATCGATCGACAACGGCAAAATGGAAGCAGGAGGGAGGAATAATTCTTGAGGACATTAAAGGAGATCAGAAGGACGAAAAATCGGGGTCGGGGAAGAACTGA
- a CDS encoding IS630 family transposase produces the protein MEKTDARKHSPETQYEIRKQIVRLRKQGFTNNDVAKGVGVSVSRASRIWQSYKREGSKAIKLGKRGRRTGDQRTLNAEQEREVKRALIDKTPDQLKLSFALWTRDAVKLLIKQLYSIDMPIRTVGEYLKRWGFTPQKPVKRAYEQSSEAVKKWLETDYPLIVSRAKEEKAEIHWGDETGVQTGANRVRGFAPKGQTPVVRLVAKRSHISMISAITNQGKVRFMVYRNAMNSGLLIKFMTRLTKDAGRKVFLILDNLRAHHSKDTKKWLEEHKEQIEVFHLSFYSPELNPDEYLNKALSSPMFFLHPGRQKGSEKN, from the coding sequence ATGGAAAAGACAGATGCACGCAAACATAGTCCCGAGACACAATATGAGATTCGGAAGCAGATTGTTCGACTTCGTAAGCAGGGGTTTACGAACAACGATGTTGCAAAGGGAGTAGGTGTCAGCGTTAGTCGCGCCAGCAGAATTTGGCAAAGCTATAAAAGGGAGGGTAGCAAGGCCATCAAGCTGGGAAAACGAGGACGCCGCACTGGAGATCAACGTACCCTTAACGCCGAGCAGGAGAGGGAGGTTAAACGAGCCCTTATTGACAAGACTCCTGACCAACTGAAACTCTCCTTTGCCTTGTGGACGCGGGACGCGGTGAAGTTGCTGATAAAACAACTGTATAGCATTGATATGCCGATCCGGACGGTTGGAGAGTATCTCAAGCGTTGGGGTTTTACCCCCCAGAAACCGGTGAAACGCGCCTATGAGCAAAGTTCGGAGGCGGTCAAGAAATGGTTGGAGACGGATTATCCTCTTATTGTTTCTCGGGCGAAGGAAGAGAAAGCTGAGATTCACTGGGGCGATGAGACGGGAGTTCAGACGGGTGCCAACCGGGTCCGGGGATTTGCTCCTAAAGGACAGACCCCTGTGGTCAGGTTGGTTGCCAAAAGGAGCCATATCAGTATGATTTCGGCCATTACCAACCAGGGGAAGGTTAGGTTCATGGTGTACCGCAATGCCATGAATTCCGGGCTCTTGATCAAGTTCATGACCCGCCTGACCAAAGATGCCGGGCGTAAAGTGTTTTTGATCCTGGACAATCTGCGTGCTCATCATAGCAAAGATACCAAAAAGTGGTTGGAGGAACACAAGGAACAGATAGAGGTTTTCCACCTTTCCTTCTATTCACCAGAGCTTAATCCGGACGAATACTTAAACAAAGCTCTCTCTTCTCCAATGTTTTTTCTCCATCCGGGCCGGCAAAAAGGTTCTGAAAAAAATTGA
- a CDS encoding response regulator encodes MNEIPATILLIEDERQMRRFLRVALQSEKYAVLEAETAADGLSQAATRNPDIVLLDLGLPDMDGLEVIEKLREWTALPVIVISAREQEGDKIKALDGGADDYLTKPFCAGELLARIRVALRHATPKQQGQEDAVFIAEDLKIDFLKRQVFSGSKEIHLTPIEYRLLTVLVRNAGRVMTHRQILKEVWGPPYVEQTHYLRVFMNQLRKKIETDSARPRFLLNEPGVGYRFKQDLD; translated from the coding sequence ATGAATGAAATTCCGGCCACCATACTCCTGATAGAGGATGAACGGCAGATGCGGCGGTTTCTCCGGGTAGCGCTCCAGAGTGAAAAATATGCTGTGCTTGAAGCGGAAACCGCTGCCGACGGACTCTCCCAGGCGGCGACACGAAATCCTGACATCGTGCTTCTCGACCTGGGGCTTCCCGACATGGACGGTCTTGAGGTCATCGAAAAACTCCGGGAATGGACTGCCCTGCCCGTTATCGTCATCTCGGCAAGGGAGCAGGAAGGGGACAAGATAAAGGCCCTTGACGGAGGGGCGGACGACTATTTGACGAAGCCGTTCTGTGCAGGCGAGCTCTTGGCCAGGATCCGGGTTGCCCTCCGACATGCAACTCCCAAGCAGCAGGGACAGGAGGATGCGGTTTTCATCGCAGAGGACCTAAAGATAGATTTCCTGAAGAGGCAGGTTTTTTCCGGATCCAAGGAGATTCATTTGACACCTATTGAATACCGGCTGCTGACGGTTCTCGTCAGGAATGCCGGCAGGGTCATGACCCACAGGCAAATCCTCAAGGAGGTCTGGGGGCCACCTTACGTGGAGCAGACTCATTACTTGCGCGTCTTTATGAACCAACTGAGAAAGAAAATCGAGACCGACTCCGCCCGCCCGCGCTTCCTGCTGAACGAACCCGGAGTCGGTTACCGATTTAAACAGGATCTTGATTAG
- the kdpC gene encoding potassium-transporting ATPase subunit KdpC: MGKTIRTALLLFFVTTLLTGIVYPLAVTGLGQVLFPRQANGSLISTGEGKTVSELIGQPFSDPRYFWGRPSATMPLAYNGASSAGSNLGPSNPALKEAAGKRIAALRSTDPGNLLPVPVDLVTASGSGLDPHISPAAAFYQVPRVARARGIDEGRVTELVRMQIRDRQFGIFGEPTVNVLRLNMALDSVPPSKSEQSR, encoded by the coding sequence ATGGGAAAAACGATACGCACCGCACTTTTGCTCTTTTTCGTCACCACGCTGCTGACTGGCATCGTCTACCCGCTGGCTGTGACCGGATTGGGACAGGTCCTGTTTCCCCGGCAGGCCAACGGCAGCCTGATCTCAACCGGAGAGGGAAAGACGGTCTCGGAACTGATCGGGCAGCCCTTTAGCGACCCGCGTTATTTCTGGGGACGGCCCTCGGCAACAATGCCTCTGGCCTATAACGGCGCCTCTTCCGCGGGGTCGAATCTGGGTCCCTCGAATCCGGCCTTGAAGGAGGCCGCAGGGAAGCGCATTGCCGCCCTCCGGTCCACCGATCCGGGAAATTTACTGCCCGTGCCGGTGGATCTCGTGACCGCCTCGGGCAGCGGGCTCGATCCCCATATCAGTCCGGCAGCTGCATTCTACCAGGTTCCGCGGGTCGCCAGGGCGCGCGGCATCGACGAGGGGAGGGTGACGGAACTGGTCCGGATGCAGATCCGGGACAGGCAGTTCGGCATTTTCGGCGAACCCACGGTCAATGTCCTGCGCCTGAATATGGCGCTGGACTCTGTTCCACCGTCAAAAAGTGAACAATCCCGGTGA
- a CDS encoding sensor histidine kinase KdpD, translating into METKRPDPDELLGRAVSEETRKRHGKLKIFFGAAPGVGKTYAMLGAAQKRRAEGVDIVVGVVETHGRKETETLLDGLEILPRRIQPHRGRDILEFDIDAALARSPSLIVIDELAHTNAPDSRHNKRWQDVQELLGAGISVYTTVNVQHLESLNDIIRQITGIIVRETIPDSFLGRADEIELIDLPPADLLQRLKEGKVYIPEQAQKATENFFRKGNLIALRELALRRTAEQVDEQMESYRRDAGVQDIWPAAERILVCIGPNPRSIRLIRAARRIAAGFRAEWIAVHVEAPSHIRPSQDDLKLLAEHMRLAESLGAQTATLTGRKASDEILNYARERNVSKIIVGKPTHPRWKDKLLGSLLDEIIRGSGDIEVYVITGDAAEAPAKPGARSHSPKIKPKEWYWSLGTVTLSTILGSLISPYFDRTDIAMIYLLGIVITSTRTGRWPALAATLLSVAAFDFFFAPPYFTFAVNDIRFVVTFAVMFVVANVITRLTLQIREQAEASRKRERNTAALYALSRKLAQERKKEQIFNVATKHISEVFHSQIVILVLDKKGELAASETRVGTFSIDRKELSVARWAFDNRHSAGLGTDTLPGAKALYLPMVASSGVVGVVGVLPENAERGFDPEDIHFLESFVNQTAMAMERIMLAKEVQEEHLKAEAQNVKNTFLSSISHDLRSPLAVVAGAASTLLEKDASLDRPARLELLHTIYEETDRLERIIRNVLNLTRLDSGTITVHKEWQPLEEIIGVVLNRFADRFRERSLELKIPPDLPLIPFDTLLMEQVLSNLMENALRHTPTGTPVEITVTPQKSAVMIEIADRGPGIPAHEGEAIFKKFTRGANTQMGAGIGLSICRVIIEAHGGRIWVENRTGGGAAFKFVIPVEGTPPSMIPEKELP; encoded by the coding sequence ATGGAAACAAAAAGACCTGATCCCGACGAACTTCTTGGCAGGGCTGTCTCTGAAGAGACACGTAAACGTCATGGCAAGTTGAAGATATTCTTCGGCGCCGCCCCGGGGGTGGGTAAAACCTATGCGATGCTCGGGGCCGCTCAAAAACGCCGGGCGGAAGGTGTCGATATCGTCGTAGGGGTCGTGGAAACACACGGCAGGAAGGAGACAGAAACCCTTCTCGACGGACTGGAAATTTTGCCGCGTCGTATCCAGCCCCATCGCGGTCGGGACATCCTGGAATTTGACATCGACGCGGCGCTGGCGCGAAGCCCCTCACTGATCGTCATCGACGAGCTCGCGCATACCAATGCACCTGACTCGCGGCACAATAAGCGCTGGCAGGATGTCCAGGAATTGCTCGGCGCAGGAATATCCGTCTATACGACTGTCAACGTCCAGCATCTTGAAAGCCTGAATGATATTATTCGGCAGATCACCGGCATCATTGTCCGGGAAACCATCCCGGATTCTTTTTTAGGACGAGCCGACGAGATCGAGCTGATCGACCTGCCACCCGCCGATCTGCTCCAGCGCCTCAAGGAAGGGAAGGTCTACATCCCCGAACAGGCGCAAAAGGCGACGGAGAATTTTTTTCGCAAGGGCAACCTGATCGCCTTGAGGGAGCTGGCCCTGCGACGCACGGCCGAACAGGTAGACGAACAGATGGAGAGTTACCGGCGCGATGCGGGTGTTCAGGACATCTGGCCGGCGGCGGAACGAATCCTGGTCTGCATCGGGCCGAATCCGCGCTCTATCCGCCTTATCCGGGCGGCACGCAGAATTGCGGCTGGGTTCCGAGCCGAGTGGATTGCCGTGCATGTCGAGGCCCCTTCCCACATCAGACCGTCTCAAGATGACTTGAAGCTCTTGGCGGAGCATATGCGGCTTGCGGAAAGTCTGGGTGCACAGACCGCGACACTGACGGGACGTAAGGCAAGTGATGAGATACTCAACTATGCCCGAGAGCGCAACGTCAGCAAGATCATTGTCGGCAAGCCGACGCATCCACGCTGGAAGGACAAGCTTTTGGGATCGCTACTGGATGAGATCATCCGGGGAAGCGGCGATATTGAGGTTTACGTGATCACGGGGGACGCGGCTGAGGCGCCGGCTAAGCCCGGCGCGAGGTCTCATTCACCAAAGATCAAGCCGAAGGAATGGTATTGGAGTCTCGGGACCGTGACATTGAGTACCATTCTTGGCAGCCTCATATCCCCGTATTTCGATCGGACGGACATTGCCATGATCTATCTTCTCGGCATCGTCATAACGTCGACGCGGACCGGACGCTGGCCGGCCCTTGCGGCCACCCTGCTGAGTGTGGCCGCATTCGACTTCTTCTTTGCACCTCCGTATTTTACTTTCGCAGTCAACGATATTCGTTTTGTTGTAACATTCGCCGTCATGTTTGTGGTGGCCAATGTCATCACGCGACTGACGCTGCAAATCCGCGAACAAGCGGAAGCTTCGAGAAAGCGCGAAAGGAACACCGCTGCCCTTTATGCGCTGAGTCGCAAATTGGCACAGGAACGCAAGAAGGAACAGATCTTCAACGTCGCCACCAAACACATCAGCGAAGTGTTTCACAGCCAGATCGTCATACTGGTCTTGGACAAAAAAGGGGAGCTGGCCGCATCGGAAACGAGGGTAGGCACTTTTTCCATCGACCGGAAGGAGCTGAGCGTCGCCCGATGGGCCTTTGATAACAGGCACTCCGCCGGCCTGGGTACCGACACGCTCCCCGGAGCCAAGGCGCTCTATCTGCCGATGGTTGCTTCCTCCGGTGTCGTGGGGGTTGTGGGCGTACTTCCCGAAAATGCCGAGAGGGGATTCGATCCCGAAGACATCCATTTTCTTGAAAGTTTCGTCAATCAAACCGCCATGGCCATGGAGAGGATCATGCTGGCCAAGGAGGTGCAAGAAGAGCACCTGAAGGCGGAGGCGCAGAATGTTAAAAATACGTTTCTGAGTTCCATTTCCCACGATTTGAGATCGCCGCTTGCGGTCGTGGCGGGGGCGGCAAGCACCCTCCTGGAAAAGGACGCGTCCCTCGACCGACCGGCCCGTTTGGAACTGTTGCACACCATCTATGAGGAGACTGACCGACTGGAACGCATCATCCGCAATGTCCTGAATCTAACCCGTCTCGATTCCGGGACGATCACCGTCCACAAGGAATGGCAGCCCCTGGAGGAGATCATCGGGGTCGTTCTGAACCGCTTCGCCGACCGTTTCAGAGAGCGCTCTCTGGAATTGAAAATTCCTCCGGACCTCCCCCTCATTCCCTTTGACACCCTTCTGATGGAGCAGGTGCTGTCTAATCTGATGGAGAATGCCTTGCGGCACACCCCGACCGGCACCCCTGTTGAAATCACTGTCACCCCGCAGAAATCCGCTGTGATGATCGAGATCGCCGACCGAGGTCCAGGCATACCCGCCCACGAAGGGGAGGCTATTTTCAAAAAATTCACCCGCGGCGCCAATACGCAGATGGGAGCCGGCATCGGACTCTCGATCTGTCGCGTCATTATCGAGGCCCACGGCGGTCGCATCTGGGTGGAAAACCGGACGGGTGGAGGCGCCGCATTCAAGTTCGTCATACCCGTCGAAGGAACACCCCCGTCCATGATACCCGAAAAGGAATTGCCATGA
- a CDS encoding cell wall metabolism sensor histidine kinase WalK has translation MVWTLRKKIFIGYGITLGLMIVVLTWALVNLLHLGKASDAILEENYRSILAAENMVYAIERQDSAILLLLLGGYEDQAWKQFRDNESEFFLWLSRAKDNITIEGEERTVKAIQDGYTHYLKLISELKPVYRSHVPETATFYHETILPSFNSVRAACIHLREMNQETMFKASERARRVAQRAIWSMMIIGGAAIIIGLGFSVILSNLLVRPVRRMREATREISSGNYDIDFSVSSSDELGGLANEFNAMVKRLREYRALNINQIMAEKQKSDAIIRSIDDGVVVVDNEFRVTDVNPTAARALNIEFGQIQNRHFLEVVKNEMLFNHVKQSIETGQPSPIEEQKGILTAEQGGKQRHFQFSITPVHGKPDTLLGVVLLLRDVTRLAELDRLKSEFVMTASHELRTPLTSIGMSINLLLERTMEKLNEKDRELLLAAREDLERLKTLVRNLLDLSKIEGGKMEMEFEKISLQKLCQNVAGILENQTAEKRIHLTLEVPQNLPEVKADANKITWVLTNLITNALRYTESGGTIRLSAGHHGPYVHVSVIDNGQGIPREDQSKIFDKFVQIRNDKALGGSGLGLAICKEIIRAHGGTIWVDSIPGEGSTFTFTLQSVE, from the coding sequence ATGGTTTGGACTCTTCGCAAGAAAATCTTTATCGGTTACGGCATCACGCTGGGTCTGATGATTGTCGTATTGACATGGGCCCTGGTCAATCTTCTTCATTTGGGCAAAGCCAGTGATGCCATCCTGGAGGAAAACTACAGGAGTATTCTTGCGGCAGAAAACATGGTTTACGCGATCGAGAGGCAGGATAGTGCGATACTCCTCTTGCTCCTCGGTGGTTATGAAGATCAGGCATGGAAACAATTCCGAGATAATGAAAGCGAGTTTTTCCTGTGGCTAAGCCGGGCAAAAGATAACATCACTATCGAAGGAGAAGAGAGAACCGTTAAAGCGATTCAAGATGGGTATACCCATTATTTAAAACTTATCTCAGAACTCAAGCCGGTTTATCGATCTCACGTACCAGAAACAGCCACCTTCTATCACGAAACGATCCTCCCCTCCTTCAATTCCGTGCGGGCGGCATGCATTCATCTCCGTGAGATGAATCAAGAGACCATGTTCAAGGCAAGTGAACGCGCGCGCCGTGTCGCACAGAGGGCGATTTGGTCCATGATGATCATCGGGGGTGCCGCAATCATCATCGGACTTGGATTCAGCGTAATCCTTTCAAATCTCCTGGTAAGACCCGTCCGGCGGATGAGGGAAGCAACTCGTGAAATTTCATCGGGTAACTATGATATTGACTTTTCCGTTTCCTCCTCCGACGAACTGGGAGGTTTGGCCAACGAGTTTAATGCCATGGTCAAGAGGTTGCGCGAGTATCGCGCCCTCAACATCAACCAGATCATGGCGGAAAAACAAAAGAGTGACGCCATCATTCGCAGTATCGATGACGGGGTTGTGGTCGTCGACAATGAGTTCAGGGTAACGGATGTGAATCCCACCGCCGCAAGAGCACTGAACATTGAATTCGGCCAGATACAGAACAGGCATTTTCTTGAGGTGGTCAAGAATGAAATGCTGTTCAATCATGTGAAGCAGTCCATCGAAACGGGCCAGCCTTCTCCCATTGAAGAACAAAAGGGAATTCTCACCGCAGAACAAGGGGGGAAGCAGCGCCATTTCCAATTTTCAATCACGCCTGTCCATGGAAAACCCGACACCCTCCTGGGGGTCGTATTGCTTTTACGGGACGTCACGCGCCTGGCGGAACTGGACCGCCTAAAAAGTGAATTTGTGATGACCGCTTCTCACGAACTTCGAACGCCTCTGACAAGCATCGGCATGAGCATAAACCTTCTTCTCGAAAGAACGATGGAGAAATTGAACGAGAAAGATCGGGAACTTCTCTTGGCTGCCCGGGAGGATCTTGAGCGGCTGAAGACGCTTGTCAGAAACTTATTGGATCTTTCAAAAATCGAGGGAGGAAAGATGGAGATGGAGTTTGAAAAAATTTCTCTCCAGAAACTCTGCCAAAATGTCGCTGGTATTTTGGAAAACCAAACCGCCGAAAAACGTATTCATCTAACATTGGAAGTCCCCCAAAACCTCCCCGAAGTCAAGGCAGACGCCAATAAGATCACCTGGGTGCTGACCAACCTGATCACTAATGCGTTGCGCTACACTGAAAGTGGAGGGACCATTCGCCTCTCGGCTGGGCACCACGGTCCGTATGTCCATGTTTCAGTAATTGACAACGGCCAAGGTATTCCCCGTGAAGATCAATCCAAGATCTTTGACAAATTTGTTCAAATAAGAAATGATAAGGCCCTCGGAGGGAGTGGACTCGGCTTAGCCATTTGCAAGGAGATTATTCGTGCTCATGGTGGTACGATATGGGTAGATTCAATTCCGGGAGAAGGAAGTACCTTTACCTTTACGCTTCAATCAGTAGAATAA
- the kdpB gene encoding potassium-transporting ATPase subunit KdpB has translation MMNAKAKTFSLLDRQNLQRTIVDAFAKLNPLHVVKNPVMFVVEIGCLLTTLLYFQSLFGRGEERSAFILAITLWLWFTLLFANFAEALAEGRGKAQARSLRGARRDVMAKLLREPERNATAGTVPGSQLKKGDLVLVEAGDAIPGDGEVVVGVASVDESAITGESAPVIRESGGDRSAVTGGTSVLSDWLIVRVTANPGETFLDKMIAMVEGARRQKTPNEIALDILLAGLTLIFLLATVTLVPFSIYSVGATGQGAPITMTVIVALLICLIPTTIGGLLSAIGIAGMDRMIQANVIAMSGKAVEAAGDVDVLLLDKTGTITLGNREAKEFIPMGGTTAQQLADAAQLASLADETPEGRSIVILAKQKYGIRERDIKTLGARFIPFSAQTRMSGVNLEGREIRKGAADAIEAYVQTRDGRFPEEAASTVSDIASQGGTPLVVAEDARILGVIRLSDVVKGGIRERFAELRRMGIRTIMITGDNPLTAAAVAAEAGVDDFLAQATPETKLNLIRTYQAQGHLVAMTGDGTNDAPALAQADVAVAMNTGTQAAKEAGNLVDLDSNPTKLIEIVEIGKQLLMTRGTLTTFSISNDVAKYFAILPAAFSGIYPGLAVLNIMGLSTPQSAILSAVIFNALIIVALIPLALRGVRYRPMGAAAVLRRNLIIYGAGGLVVPFLGIKAIDLLLTLLHWT, from the coding sequence ATGATGAACGCTAAAGCAAAAACATTTTCGCTTCTTGATAGACAAAACCTCCAGCGGACGATCGTCGATGCCTTCGCCAAGCTCAACCCCCTGCATGTGGTCAAGAATCCAGTGATGTTCGTCGTGGAGATCGGTTGCCTCCTGACGACGCTCCTCTATTTCCAGTCCCTTTTCGGCCGCGGTGAGGAGAGAAGCGCTTTCATTCTGGCCATCACACTTTGGCTGTGGTTCACCTTGCTCTTCGCCAATTTTGCCGAAGCCCTGGCGGAAGGAAGGGGCAAGGCCCAGGCGCGATCGCTCCGAGGGGCGCGGCGGGATGTAATGGCCAAGCTGCTCCGGGAGCCGGAGCGGAACGCGACCGCCGGCACCGTCCCGGGCTCCCAGCTCAAGAAAGGGGATCTGGTGCTTGTAGAGGCGGGAGATGCCATCCCCGGCGACGGCGAGGTGGTCGTGGGGGTCGCCTCTGTGGATGAGAGCGCCATCACCGGCGAGAGCGCCCCGGTGATCCGGGAAAGCGGCGGGGATCGAAGCGCCGTGACCGGCGGCACCAGCGTGCTTTCGGACTGGCTCATCGTCCGCGTCACGGCAAATCCGGGGGAAACGTTCCTCGACAAGATGATCGCTATGGTGGAAGGGGCCAGGCGGCAAAAAACGCCGAATGAAATTGCCCTCGACATCCTGCTGGCCGGGCTCACCCTGATCTTCCTGCTGGCCACCGTGACCCTCGTTCCCTTTTCGATCTACAGTGTCGGGGCAACGGGGCAGGGGGCGCCCATCACTATGACGGTCATCGTGGCCCTCTTGATCTGTCTCATTCCGACTACCATTGGCGGGCTCCTCTCCGCCATCGGCATCGCCGGCATGGACCGTATGATTCAGGCGAATGTCATTGCCATGTCGGGCAAGGCGGTCGAAGCCGCCGGCGATGTGGATGTCCTCTTGCTCGACAAAACCGGCACCATCACCTTGGGCAACCGCGAGGCAAAGGAGTTCATCCCTATGGGCGGAACCACGGCCCAGCAACTGGCCGATGCGGCCCAGCTCGCATCCCTGGCCGACGAAACGCCGGAAGGACGAAGCATCGTCATCCTGGCCAAGCAGAAATACGGCATCCGGGAACGGGATATCAAAACCCTGGGGGCCCGTTTCATCCCCTTTTCCGCCCAGACCCGCATGAGCGGCGTCAACCTGGAGGGACGGGAAATCCGCAAGGGCGCTGCCGACGCCATCGAAGCCTATGTGCAGACAAGAGACGGCCGTTTTCCCGAGGAGGCGGCCTCCACGGTGAGCGATATCGCCTCACAGGGAGGGACCCCCCTTGTCGTTGCCGAGGATGCCCGGATTCTGGGGGTCATTCGCCTGAGCGACGTGGTCAAGGGGGGGATACGCGAGCGCTTCGCCGAGCTGCGGCGCATGGGCATCCGCACCATCATGATCACCGGGGACAATCCGCTCACGGCGGCGGCGGTGGCGGCCGAGGCGGGCGTGGACGACTTTCTGGCGCAGGCAACGCCAGAAACAAAGCTGAATCTGATCCGGACCTATCAGGCCCAGGGTCATCTTGTCGCCATGACGGGAGACGGGACGAATGACGCCCCGGCGCTGGCACAAGCGGACGTGGCCGTGGCCATGAACACGGGTACGCAGGCAGCCAAGGAGGCAGGGAACCTGGTGGATCTCGACTCCAATCCCACGAAGCTTATCGAGATCGTCGAGATCGGAAAGCAACTGCTCATGACGCGGGGCACCCTCACGACCTTCAGCATCTCCAACGACGTAGCCAAGTACTTCGCCATTTTGCCCGCTGCCTTCTCGGGAATCTATCCGGGCCTGGCCGTATTGAACATCATGGGGCTCTCGACGCCGCAAAGCGCCATACTGTCGGCGGTCATCTTCAACGCGCTCATCATCGTCGCGCTGATTCCCCTGGCGCTGCGCGGTGTTCGCTATCGACCCATGGGCGCCGCCGCTGTGCTCCGCCGGAACCTGATCATTTACGGTGCAGGAGGGCTCGTGGTGCCTTTCCTGGGGATCAAAGCCATCGACCTGCTGCTGACGCTTTTACACTGGACTTGA